A region from the Pempheris klunzingeri isolate RE-2024b chromosome 17, fPemKlu1.hap1, whole genome shotgun sequence genome encodes:
- the kcnj12b gene encoding ATP-sensitive inward rectifier potassium channel 12: MSVGRAHHHSFVSCEEEGLRLSTMPAVGSFGNGKIHTRRKYHSRFVSKGGQCNIHFSNMDEKSQRYISDIFTTCVDIRWRYMFLLFSLVFVVSWLSFGLAFWVIGLLHGDMDHPGEDDSFVPCVTQVNTFVAAFLFSIETQTTIGYGARCVTEECPAAVFMVVFQSIMGCIIDAFMIGAIMAKMARPKKRAETLLFSHNAVIALRDGKLCLMFRVANLRKSHIVEAHVRAQLVKPRYTEEGEYIPLDQIDMNVGYDKGTDRLFLVAPLTVIHEIDEESPLFGISKQDLEASDFEIVIILEGLVEATAMTTQARSSYLPSEILWGHRFEPVIFEEKSQYRIDYAYFHKTFEVPSTPRCSAKDMEERKFPTSGANSFCYENELAFISRDEEEEGDVGKEDKKLELVNEQATPGHDQGSSRRESEI; this comes from the coding sequence ATGAGTGTGGGAAGGGCCCACCACCACAGCTTCGTGTCCTGTGAAGAAGAAGGCCTAAGACTAAGTACCATGCCTGCTGTGGGCAGCTTCGGCAATGGCAAGATTCACACAAGACGCAAATACCACAGCCGGTTTGTCAGCAAGGGTGGCCAATGCAACATCCATTTCTCAAACATGGATGAGAAGTCCCAGCGGTACATATCTGATATTTTCACAACTTGTGTGGACATCCGCTGGCGATACATGTTCCTGCTATTCAGCCTGGTGTTTGTGGTGTCCTGGCTATCATTCGGCCTGGCATTCTGGGTCATAGGCCTCCTACACGGTGACATGGACCATCCTGGAGAGGACGACAGTTTTGTTCCTTGTGTCACACAGGTCAACACCTTTGTGGCAGCTTTCCTGTTCTCTATTGAGACCCAGACAACCATTGGGTATGGAGCTCGCTGTGTGACAGAGGAATGCCCGGCTGCTGTCTTCATGGTGGTCTTTCAGTCCATCATGGGTTGCATCATCGACGCCTTCATGATTGGTGCCATCATGGCCAAGATGGCAAGGCCAAAAAAGCGTGCAGAGACTCTGCTGTTCAGCCACAACGCAGTCATCGCTTTGCGTGATGGGAAACTGTGTCTCATGTTTAGGGTCGCCAATCTAAGGAAGAGTCATATTGTGGAAGCTCATGTGCGAGCCCAGCTCGTCAAGCCCCGCTACACAGAGGAAGGTGAATATATTCCCCTGGATCAGATTGACATGAATGTAGGCTATGACAAAGGCACAGACCGCCTGTTTCTGGTTGCACCCCTTACTGTCATACATGAGATTGATGAAGAAAGTCCACTGTTTGGCATCAGTAAGCAAGATCTTGAAGCATCTGACTTTGAGATAGTAATTATACTTGAAGGGCTGGTGGAGGCCACAGCCATGACGACGCAGGCGCGCAGCTCTTACCTGCCCTCAGAGATTCTGTGGGGTCACCGCTTTGAGCCCGTCATCTTTGAGGAGAAGAGCCAGTACAGGATAGATTACGCCTACTTTCACAAAACATTCGAAGTACCATCCACCCCCCGATGTAGTGCCAAGGacatggaggagagaaaattCCCAACGTCTGGCGCCAACTCCTTCTGCTATGAGAACGAGCTGGCCTTCATCAGtcgggatgaggaggaggaaggagacgTGGGGAAGGAAGACAAGAAGTTGGAGCTAGTGAATGAGCAGGCCACTCCTGGACATGATCAAGGGTCGTCCCGTAGAGAATCTGAGATTTGA